One genomic region from Spirosoma sp. KCTC 42546 encodes:
- a CDS encoding pitrilysin family protein, producing the protein MNKRIGLLVGLTFAAGIGLAQNKPKPEDVQTFTLKNGMKFMVLEDHSIPNANFYSFWKVGSRNEVHGITGLSHFFEHMMFNGAKKYGPKQFDRVMEANGGSNNAYTTENTTVYTDWFQSGALETIFDLEGDRIRDLAIDPKMVESERGVVLSERSTGLENSNYRVINELVQSVAFVEHPYMFPVIGFESDIKKWTQADLEKYFKTYYSPNNAVAVVVGDVTAAQVKKLAEQYLESIPAQKLPDSLRTVEPPQNGERRATTYKDVATPNILLAYHTPATRHPDYYALDLLSGVLSSGNSSRLVKSLVLDSTVASRVFTNMDQSFDPSLFSIYAIAASSISAEQLERSVLHQIDKVINEGITDVELQKLKNQKLMEFYRTMETINGKANSLGTYELFFGDYKKLYEAPALYEKVTKEDVQRVAKTYLTARNRTVGYLLPEPKNNPAKNN; encoded by the coding sequence ATGAACAAACGAATCGGGCTGCTGGTCGGGTTAACGTTTGCGGCTGGCATTGGGCTGGCGCAGAATAAACCCAAGCCGGAAGACGTGCAGACGTTTACGCTCAAAAATGGCATGAAATTCATGGTCCTCGAAGACCATTCGATCCCTAATGCCAATTTCTACTCATTCTGGAAAGTCGGTTCGCGTAATGAAGTCCACGGTATCACGGGACTCTCTCATTTCTTTGAGCACATGATGTTCAATGGCGCAAAAAAATACGGGCCTAAGCAGTTTGACCGTGTTATGGAAGCCAACGGGGGGTCGAACAATGCCTACACCACCGAAAATACAACAGTGTACACAGACTGGTTTCAGAGCGGAGCCCTCGAAACAATTTTTGACCTCGAAGGCGATCGTATCCGGGATTTGGCCATTGATCCCAAAATGGTTGAAAGCGAACGAGGGGTTGTCTTATCGGAGCGGAGTACTGGTCTGGAAAACAGTAATTATCGGGTTATTAACGAATTGGTGCAATCCGTAGCTTTTGTGGAGCATCCATACATGTTCCCGGTGATTGGCTTTGAATCGGATATCAAAAAATGGACGCAGGCAGATCTGGAAAAATATTTCAAGACCTATTATTCGCCCAATAATGCGGTAGCCGTTGTGGTTGGCGACGTAACAGCAGCTCAGGTGAAGAAACTAGCCGAACAGTACCTCGAATCGATTCCAGCCCAGAAACTACCGGATAGCTTACGCACAGTCGAGCCTCCCCAAAACGGAGAACGGCGTGCAACGACCTATAAAGATGTGGCGACACCCAATATTCTGCTGGCTTATCATACCCCCGCCACGCGCCACCCCGATTACTATGCCCTCGATCTGCTTAGTGGCGTATTGAGTTCGGGAAATTCGTCGCGTTTAGTGAAGTCATTGGTGCTGGACTCGACTGTTGCATCGCGGGTGTTCACTAATATGGATCAGTCGTTCGATCCAAGTTTGTTTTCGATCTATGCCATTGCCGCCAGTAGTATTTCGGCGGAGCAGTTAGAACGGTCGGTACTTCATCAGATTGATAAGGTAATTAATGAGGGAATTACGGATGTAGAACTGCAAAAGCTGAAGAATCAGAAATTGATGGAGTTTTATCGTACCATGGAAACCATCAATGGGAAGGCAAATTCGCTGGGCACATATGAACTGTTTTTCGGCGACTATAAAAAACTATACGAAGCGCCCGCCCTGTATGAAAAAGTAACTAAAGAAGACGTACAGCGGGTAGCTAAAACGTATCTGACAGCCCGCAATCGAACTGTTGGGTATCTACTGCCAGAGCCTAAGAACAACCCTGCTAAAAACAATTAA
- a CDS encoding pitrilysin family protein — protein MKSILTLITALLIVSASLAQTFKVPPYQKFKLKNGLTVYLMEQHEVPLINISAVFDAGAVQDGTRYGVANMTAEALLFGSSKYTKAQLEEKTEYVGASVDTYAGKEVAKLTASFAVKDQDLLFDIIQDVITKPTFDQAEFDKYKQRQLLQLTQQKESPRGVINSYFNRFVYEGHPYANPLTGTPSSVSAVSASDARQFYQKNYTTDRAAIAIVGDFTTAEMKKRITDLFGNWKTAAATSPALTEPTFSFDKNRVLLVNKDDARETTFLIGGKGITQSNPDFIPVTVVNTILGGRFTSWLNDALRVNSGLTYGAGSRFGTYRKSGTFAISTFTKVSTTTQAIDMALQVLDSLHKTGIDEKTLASAKNYVKADFPPKYESASELSNLLTDMFSLGFDESFINNFQKNVDGLTVAKTRQIIDQYFPKNNLQFVLVGKAETIRDKVKKYGTVTEKEIKADGF, from the coding sequence ATGAAATCTATACTTACCCTTATCACCGCTCTACTTATCGTGAGCGCGTCGTTGGCACAAACCTTCAAGGTGCCGCCCTATCAGAAATTTAAGCTTAAGAATGGCCTGACGGTTTATTTGATGGAGCAGCATGAAGTGCCGCTGATCAATATTTCGGCGGTATTCGATGCAGGTGCTGTGCAGGATGGAACCCGCTATGGCGTAGCCAATATGACGGCTGAAGCTCTCTTATTTGGGAGCTCGAAATACACGAAAGCCCAATTGGAAGAAAAGACTGAATATGTTGGGGCCAGCGTCGATACTTATGCAGGAAAAGAAGTTGCTAAACTAACGGCCTCTTTTGCCGTAAAAGATCAGGATTTACTGTTCGATATTATCCAGGATGTTATTACCAAGCCAACCTTCGATCAGGCTGAATTCGATAAATATAAACAACGGCAACTGCTTCAGTTAACGCAACAGAAAGAAAGCCCGCGTGGAGTGATTAACTCCTATTTCAATCGGTTTGTGTACGAGGGGCACCCCTATGCCAATCCACTCACAGGTACACCAAGCTCAGTGTCGGCCGTATCGGCATCCGATGCCCGGCAGTTCTACCAGAAAAACTACACCACCGACCGGGCTGCGATCGCTATCGTGGGCGATTTTACGACGGCGGAAATGAAAAAACGGATCACCGACTTGTTTGGAAACTGGAAAACGGCAGCCGCAACATCACCTGCCCTGACAGAGCCAACGTTCTCATTCGATAAGAATCGGGTTTTATTAGTGAACAAGGATGATGCCCGTGAAACAACCTTTTTGATTGGGGGTAAAGGCATCACGCAGAGTAATCCAGATTTTATTCCAGTAACCGTTGTTAATACAATTTTGGGTGGACGATTTACCTCCTGGCTGAACGATGCTTTGCGCGTAAATTCAGGTCTGACCTATGGTGCAGGCAGCCGTTTCGGTACGTATCGTAAGAGCGGTACTTTTGCCATTTCGACATTTACTAAAGTCAGTACCACCACGCAGGCCATTGATATGGCGTTGCAGGTGCTTGATAGCCTGCATAAAACGGGCATCGACGAAAAGACGCTCGCATCGGCTAAAAACTACGTTAAAGCAGACTTTCCACCGAAATACGAATCCGCTAGTGAGCTATCAAATCTGCTGACGGATATGTTCAGCCTGGGCTTTGATGAATCGTTTATCAATAACTTTCAGAAGAATGTTGATGGGTTAACCGTGGCTAAAACGCGCCAGATCATTGATCAATATTTCCCGAAAAATAACCTCCAATTCGTGTTGGTCGGTAAGGCTGAAACTATTCGGGATAAAGTGAAAAAATACGGAACCGTTACCGAGAAAGAAATAAAAGCCGACGGGTTTTAA
- a CDS encoding TonB-dependent siderophore receptor, whose amino-acid sequence MRAIAPERFLAGQKLQRIDSITLVQFRFGSLTDLLALNTPLAFKNYGPGQLATVAFRGTSANHTAVLWNGININQPNLGQTDFSTLPVAGFDRLAVQYGSSASTVGSDAVGGSILLGSTPGWQSGVRATTGQQFASFRNNKMQLGIRYASALGQSWKLSGKTFAYLNQFSNDYPYTERQHYFLEPSTTAQRGFIQDLYFLHKSGRQISVNAWLTDNDLIITPQDTIARERTRTKSARLLATYEANRMTFRVGWIRDVLDYAKGNFDTPSHTETERLISRAEREFSLVSTNTKQLNLRIGGEWSHYRTRTDGYGGQLIQEDRGDIYALLRFQTTRWLVSANIRQAFVMRFNPPLTPSLGAEYQLVQHSRFKLTAKGSISRNYRVPTLNERYWIELGNPNLLPESGLNFEAGLAANASLSDRVNLTAELTGYHNRVDNWTYWNPTTNYHVENLQLVVARGFEFNTSLTYAQNIWRMGLRLGYALTRSSQERAYNAYSQDVIGKQLVYVPIHTGTLNTYLQYGQTRLSVQMQANSRRYITFDNSQFFKGVMLTNVLLEHTAKLGPAPIRIQGQVNNVFDALILGVSRNAFPGRNWAINLIINFPSL is encoded by the coding sequence GTGCGTGCTATTGCACCCGAACGGTTCCTGGCGGGCCAGAAACTTCAGCGTATTGATTCAATAACGCTAGTTCAATTTCGATTTGGCTCCTTAACCGATCTATTAGCGCTTAATACACCTTTGGCCTTTAAAAACTATGGGCCCGGACAATTGGCTACGGTTGCCTTTCGCGGTACATCGGCCAATCATACCGCCGTACTTTGGAATGGTATCAATATCAACCAGCCTAATCTTGGCCAGACGGATTTCTCTACCCTACCCGTTGCCGGTTTCGATCGGTTAGCCGTTCAATATGGTTCCTCGGCCAGCACAGTTGGTTCCGATGCGGTAGGAGGGAGTATTCTCCTCGGCAGTACTCCCGGCTGGCAATCAGGCGTACGAGCAACGACTGGTCAACAGTTTGCTAGTTTTCGGAATAATAAGATGCAGCTAGGTATTCGCTATGCATCGGCATTGGGGCAGAGTTGGAAACTGTCGGGTAAGACGTTTGCGTATCTAAACCAGTTCAGTAACGACTATCCGTACACCGAACGGCAGCATTATTTTCTGGAACCCTCGACAACGGCGCAACGTGGATTCATACAGGATCTTTATTTTCTCCATAAAAGTGGTCGGCAAATTTCAGTCAATGCCTGGTTGACCGACAATGACCTGATTATTACTCCCCAGGATACCATAGCCCGGGAACGTACCCGAACGAAATCGGCGCGACTGCTGGCTACTTATGAAGCGAATCGTATGACTTTCCGGGTAGGCTGGATTCGCGATGTGCTGGACTATGCGAAAGGCAACTTCGATACGCCAAGCCATACCGAAACGGAGCGGCTTATTAGTCGGGCCGAGCGTGAGTTTTCGCTCGTATCAACGAATACCAAACAACTGAACCTACGGATTGGGGGCGAGTGGTCGCATTACCGTACCCGAACGGATGGCTATGGTGGACAACTAATTCAGGAAGATCGGGGGGATATATATGCGCTACTACGTTTTCAAACAACACGTTGGTTAGTGTCAGCTAATATTCGGCAAGCGTTTGTAATGCGGTTTAATCCACCGCTTACGCCTTCGCTTGGGGCTGAATACCAACTTGTTCAGCATAGTCGATTTAAGCTCACTGCCAAGGGTTCGATAAGTCGAAATTACCGCGTACCAACTTTGAATGAACGCTACTGGATTGAGTTAGGCAACCCAAATCTGTTGCCTGAAAGTGGGCTGAATTTCGAAGCTGGCTTGGCCGCAAATGCATCCTTGTCTGATCGGGTTAACCTAACTGCAGAGTTAACAGGCTACCATAACCGGGTTGATAACTGGACATATTGGAATCCGACTACCAATTACCATGTCGAAAATCTGCAATTAGTCGTTGCGCGAGGGTTCGAATTTAACACCAGTTTGACCTATGCACAGAATATCTGGCGAATGGGACTGCGGCTCGGTTACGCCCTAACGCGTTCCTCACAGGAGCGAGCCTATAACGCCTATTCTCAGGATGTTATCGGGAAGCAGTTGGTCTATGTGCCCATTCACACTGGTACGCTCAATACATATTTACAATATGGACAAACACGCCTTAGTGTACAAATGCAGGCCAATTCGCGCCGGTACATAACCTTTGACAATAGCCAGTTTTTTAAAGGGGTAATGCTAACCAATGTGCTTTTAGAGCATACCGCTAAACTAGGGCCAGCGCCGATTCGCATTCAGGGACAAGTCAATAATGTATTCGATGCACTGATACTGGGAGTGAGTCGAAACGCGTTTCCGGGCCGAAACTGGGCAATAAATCTCATTATCAATTTTCCTTCTTTATAA
- a CDS encoding YncE family protein has product MKNQLTKSIAIGLVALSVWNCKTSDPELMPYESGVFILNSGNFSSNNGTVSFLSRNSNTVATNIFQTANPSLALSGGVQGYTEVNGKGLILVDNSTTGQDKVEIVEAGTFVSRATLKTPDIENPRQVIQAGPNKAYISCWDVSGDFSNGTFYKDPGYIAVVDLNTGTVSKKIPAVKGVERMVLVGTEVFVGSTGYSGDKTLMIIDANTDAVKEKIDFGTTPEPIALDGDSRLWILAGKDMVRINPQSRLVEKRLTFSAVPGSVTLGADKRTFYYILSGKTYRFTVDANTSAGSVFVNRSFSALGVDPQTKRVYGSVIPSYAQAGYVLRYEDGGSLVDSVKAEIAPSGFYFR; this is encoded by the coding sequence ATGAAAAATCAATTGACGAAATCAATTGCAATTGGGCTGGTGGCCTTAAGTGTCTGGAACTGTAAAACCTCCGATCCAGAACTAATGCCCTATGAATCAGGTGTATTTATTTTGAATTCAGGTAATTTCTCCAGTAATAATGGAACGGTTTCGTTTTTGTCGCGTAACAGTAACACGGTTGCTACTAATATTTTTCAAACGGCCAATCCTTCCTTAGCCTTAAGCGGAGGAGTACAGGGTTATACAGAAGTAAACGGTAAAGGGCTGATTCTGGTGGACAACAGCACAACCGGGCAGGATAAAGTTGAGATTGTTGAGGCTGGCACATTTGTATCTCGCGCAACGCTAAAAACACCAGATATCGAAAACCCCCGTCAGGTAATTCAGGCCGGTCCGAACAAAGCCTACATCAGTTGCTGGGATGTCTCGGGCGATTTCTCTAATGGAACCTTCTATAAAGACCCAGGCTATATCGCTGTAGTCGATTTGAACACCGGCACCGTTTCCAAAAAGATACCAGCAGTAAAAGGTGTCGAGCGGATGGTTTTGGTTGGAACCGAAGTATTTGTGGGTAGTACGGGGTATAGTGGCGACAAAACCCTGATGATTATCGATGCCAATACGGATGCAGTAAAAGAGAAAATAGATTTCGGTACTACACCCGAGCCGATTGCTCTTGATGGAGATAGCAGACTGTGGATTCTTGCCGGTAAGGATATGGTTCGGATTAATCCACAAAGTCGTTTGGTCGAGAAACGCCTGACCTTCTCAGCTGTGCCTGGCTCGGTAACGCTTGGTGCAGATAAGCGGACGTTTTATTACATATTGAGTGGCAAAACATACCGGTTCACTGTGGATGCAAATACATCGGCGGGCAGCGTGTTTGTTAATCGTTCGTTTAGCGCACTGGGGGTCGATCCACAAACCAAGCGAGTCTATGGCAGCGTAATTCCGTCCTATGCCCAGGCTGGCTATGTGTTGCGTTACGAAGATGGTGGTTCACTGGTTGATTCCGTTAAGGCTGAAATTGCTCCTTCTGGATTTTATTTCCGATGA
- a CDS encoding diphthine--ammonia ligase: MSHQRAIMNWSGGKDSALALYHSLRSERWAIQSLLTSVNDQHERVSMHGVRVDLLEAQANRLGLPLQLLRLPGNVSMEAYDTRMHQALQLVRQQEVTHSIFGDIFLEDLRQYRETQLSRVNLIGEFPLWQRNTTELIHEFVDLGFRAVLVCVNEKQLNAEFVGRELDLDLLKDLPKSVDPCGENGEYHSFVYDGPIFSNPVGFSRGEIVRRTYTLSGGTDCHTDDADRSWDTGFWYQDLIFQE; the protein is encoded by the coding sequence ATGAGCCATCAACGGGCAATCATGAACTGGAGCGGAGGAAAGGACTCCGCGCTGGCGTTGTATCATAGCCTTCGGTCGGAGCGGTGGGCTATACAAAGCCTACTGACATCGGTGAATGATCAACATGAACGGGTGAGTATGCATGGCGTTCGTGTCGATCTACTGGAAGCTCAGGCTAATCGTTTAGGATTGCCCTTGCAGCTCTTACGGTTACCCGGCAATGTTTCGATGGAAGCCTACGATACTCGCATGCATCAGGCGTTACAACTAGTTCGGCAGCAGGAAGTGACTCACTCTATTTTTGGCGATATTTTCCTGGAAGATCTGCGGCAGTATCGCGAAACCCAGTTGAGTCGGGTAAATCTAATCGGCGAATTCCCGCTCTGGCAGCGAAACACGACTGAGTTGATTCATGAATTTGTTGACCTGGGTTTCCGGGCGGTACTTGTCTGCGTGAATGAAAAGCAACTGAATGCCGAATTTGTAGGCCGTGAGCTGGATCTGGATTTATTGAAAGACCTGCCTAAATCTGTTGATCCTTGTGGCGAAAATGGGGAGTACCATTCGTTTGTGTACGATGGACCTATCTTTTCGAATCCTGTTGGGTTTTCCAGGGGCGAAATTGTCCGGCGAACCTACACCCTGTCGGGCGGAACAGATTGCCATACCGATGATGCTGACCGTAGTTGGGACACGGGCTTCTGGTATCAGGATCTGATCTTTCAGGAATGA
- a CDS encoding gluconate 2-dehydrogenase subunit 3 family protein, with product MKRREALQQAALMMGGILSAPTLAGAMGRITNTGPSMAVSAEQETLLAEVADVIIPTTSTPGAKSAGAEKFIVRVMRDCYPKADQEKFYAGLAKLDADSKTKFGKGFVELDTAQKNEMVKQTMTDDKPFFLRMKELTTTGYFTSEIGATKALEYLPVPGQFNGCMTLKPGQKTWAL from the coding sequence ATGAAACGTAGAGAAGCCTTGCAACAAGCGGCTCTGATGATGGGCGGCATCTTGTCGGCGCCCACACTGGCAGGCGCTATGGGGCGTATTACCAACACCGGGCCAAGCATGGCTGTTTCGGCTGAACAGGAGACCCTACTTGCTGAAGTGGCTGATGTGATTATCCCAACCACCAGCACTCCGGGAGCAAAGTCCGCTGGTGCCGAGAAGTTCATTGTGCGTGTCATGCGCGATTGCTACCCGAAAGCCGATCAGGAGAAATTTTATGCCGGATTGGCCAAACTGGATGCTGATAGTAAAACCAAATTCGGCAAAGGGTTTGTGGAATTAGATACGGCGCAGAAAAACGAAATGGTAAAGCAGACCATGACCGATGATAAGCCTTTCTTCCTCCGTATGAAAGAGCTGACTACAACGGGCTATTTTACATCGGAAATTGGAGCCACAAAAGCGCTTGAATACTTACCTGTACCGGGCCAGTTCAATGGCTGCATGACCCTTAAACCCGGCCAGAAAACGTGGGCGCTCTAA
- a CDS encoding GMC oxidoreductase, whose product MNLNIDSIKEQTYDAIVIGSGISGGWASKELTEKGLRVLMLEKGHQLEHVTGYENAMKDPWQTKYNGRLTMAQKESHPKLARDYPYNEMTETYWMKDADSLYKEDKRFDWYRPNIVGGKSIMWGRQSYRLSDIDFEANLKDGIAIDWPIRYKDVAPWYSYVEKFVGISGEKLNLPQLPDSEFLPPMEMYCVEKEVRKRIEKNFPGRVMTIGRVANLSKAGEAQLGVGRAPCQYRNKCSLGCPYGAYFSTQSCTLPPAAKTGRLTLRPDSVVTEILYDENKKRATGVRIVDAVTLQSKEYYAKVVFVCGSTLGSTSVLLNSKSNRFPNGFGNDSGELGHNLMDHHFRTGASGLWEGDLDKYYIGRRANGIYVPRYRNIGTDKRDYIRGFGYQGGGSRTGWQRNIAEMSFGADYKEELTKPGPWTMGLGGFGETLPYHENRMYLDKNEKDKWGMPLVVFDAELKENEKKMRVDMMNDAKEMLEASGLKNVKSYDNGSYLGMAIHEMGTARMGRDPKTSILNANNQVHGVKNVFVTDGACMVSASCVNPSLTYMALTARAADFAVKEMKRQNI is encoded by the coding sequence ATGAACCTTAACATAGATTCCATAAAAGAACAAACCTACGATGCCATTGTCATCGGATCGGGTATATCGGGTGGCTGGGCTTCCAAAGAGCTGACCGAAAAAGGATTACGGGTACTGATGCTGGAAAAAGGCCATCAGCTCGAACACGTAACGGGCTACGAAAACGCCATGAAAGATCCCTGGCAGACCAAATACAATGGTCGGCTGACGATGGCGCAAAAGGAATCGCACCCGAAGCTGGCCCGCGATTACCCGTACAATGAAATGACCGAAACCTATTGGATGAAAGACGCCGACTCGCTGTATAAAGAAGACAAGCGATTCGACTGGTATCGTCCTAATATTGTTGGCGGTAAATCTATTATGTGGGGGCGACAGTCGTACCGACTGAGCGACATCGACTTTGAGGCCAATTTGAAAGATGGCATCGCAATTGACTGGCCAATTCGATATAAAGACGTTGCGCCCTGGTACTCGTATGTGGAGAAATTTGTCGGGATTTCAGGCGAGAAACTGAACCTGCCCCAATTGCCAGACAGTGAATTTTTGCCACCAATGGAAATGTATTGTGTGGAAAAAGAAGTTCGGAAGCGAATTGAAAAGAATTTTCCGGGCCGGGTTATGACAATAGGTCGCGTTGCCAACCTCTCGAAAGCGGGGGAGGCTCAACTAGGCGTTGGCCGTGCTCCTTGCCAATACCGTAATAAATGCTCACTCGGATGTCCCTATGGCGCCTACTTCAGTACCCAATCGTGTACATTACCTCCGGCTGCTAAAACAGGTCGGTTAACGCTTCGGCCCGATTCGGTTGTAACGGAGATCCTATACGACGAGAATAAAAAACGGGCAACGGGCGTCCGTATTGTTGATGCAGTTACACTCCAGAGTAAGGAGTATTATGCTAAAGTAGTTTTCGTATGTGGCAGTACGCTGGGCTCAACATCCGTTCTGCTCAATTCAAAATCGAACCGTTTTCCAAATGGTTTTGGTAATGACTCAGGCGAACTAGGTCATAACTTAATGGATCACCACTTCCGTACTGGTGCATCGGGACTTTGGGAGGGCGATCTGGATAAATATTACATCGGCCGACGGGCTAATGGGATTTATGTGCCGCGCTACCGGAATATAGGAACCGACAAACGTGATTATATACGTGGGTTTGGATATCAGGGCGGAGGCAGCCGAACTGGCTGGCAGCGTAATATTGCCGAAATGAGTTTTGGTGCCGACTATAAAGAAGAGCTGACTAAACCCGGTCCCTGGACGATGGGCCTGGGTGGGTTTGGCGAAACGTTGCCTTACCACGAAAACCGCATGTATCTCGACAAAAACGAAAAAGATAAGTGGGGCATGCCGCTTGTGGTGTTCGATGCTGAACTGAAAGAGAACGAGAAGAAAATGCGCGTGGATATGATGAACGACGCCAAAGAAATGCTAGAGGCATCGGGCTTGAAAAATGTTAAGTCTTATGATAATGGCTCCTACTTAGGAATGGCGATTCATGAGATGGGAACTGCCCGGATGGGCCGTGACCCTAAAACATCAATCCTGAATGCAAATAATCAGGTTCATGGCGTTAAAAACGTGTTTGTAACAGACGGTGCCTGCATGGTTTCAGCTTCGTGCGTAAACCCCTCGCTGACCTACATGGCCCTGACCGCCAGAGCTGCGGACTTTGCTGTAAAAGAAATGAAGAGACAGAATATATAA
- a CDS encoding RNA polymerase sigma factor translates to MNTTLTDEETIRQYLFSEPNQCFETLYNRYVNKIYRQCLSMTKDSDKAEDFTHDIFLKMFDKLNAFQERSSFSTWLYSIAFNYCSDQLRLSKRFNTIAINSTLEQSISESKEAYLHEETLQLVKQALSILSANERTILKLKYEEGKSIDEIAQLYSLKTSAVKMRLKRGREKVHHFCLQQYSI, encoded by the coding sequence ATGAACACTACCTTAACCGACGAAGAAACAATCCGACAGTATCTATTTAGTGAACCAAATCAATGTTTCGAGACTCTTTATAATCGATACGTAAACAAGATTTATCGTCAATGTTTGTCAATGACGAAAGATTCTGACAAAGCAGAAGACTTTACGCATGATATTTTCCTAAAAATGTTCGATAAGTTGAATGCCTTTCAGGAGCGATCCAGCTTCTCTACCTGGCTGTATTCAATTGCTTTCAACTACTGTTCAGATCAACTTCGGTTATCTAAACGATTCAACACGATTGCTATTAACTCAACCCTTGAGCAATCTATATCAGAGTCGAAAGAAGCCTATTTACATGAAGAGACGCTTCAATTAGTCAAACAAGCGCTCAGTATTCTGTCTGCCAATGAGCGAACAATACTGAAGCTCAAATATGAAGAAGGGAAAAGTATTGACGAAATTGCTCAATTGTACAGCCTAAAGACTAGTGCAGTAAAAATGCGTCTTAAGCGTGGGCGAGAAAAAGTACACCATTTTTGCTTACAACAATATTCGATCTAA
- a CDS encoding RNA polymerase sigma factor, giving the protein MDASLTDEEMIRQYLTSRPNQCFETLYNRYVNKVYRRCLSMTKDSDKAEDFTHDIFLKVFDKLDGFQERSSFSTWLYSIAFNYCSDQLRKVKRFHFAPIEEGLRQDIPDTEDSQYHEETLLLVKQAMASLSESEQTLLQLKYEQELSIDEIAKVYKINPGTVKMRLKRSRDKIHRLYLKQYTAGHQ; this is encoded by the coding sequence ATGGATGCTTCATTAACTGACGAAGAAATGATTCGGCAATACCTGACCAGCCGACCCAACCAATGCTTTGAGACACTTTATAACCGATATGTAAATAAGGTCTATCGGCGCTGCTTATCCATGACGAAAGACAGCGATAAAGCAGAGGACTTTACGCATGATATCTTCCTGAAAGTGTTTGATAAGTTAGACGGTTTTCAGGAGCGGTCCAGCTTTTCGACCTGGCTATATTCGATTGCTTTTAACTACTGTTCGGACCAGCTTCGGAAGGTGAAGCGATTTCATTTCGCTCCTATTGAAGAAGGCCTCAGGCAGGATATTCCCGATACTGAAGATTCCCAATATCATGAAGAAACGCTCTTGTTGGTCAAACAGGCCATGGCTTCTCTATCCGAAAGTGAACAGACGTTACTTCAGCTAAAGTATGAACAGGAACTAAGTATCGATGAAATCGCTAAGGTGTATAAAATTAATCCTGGCACCGTTAAAATGCGCCTAAAACGAAGCCGTGACAAAATCCATCGATTATACCTAAAACAGTATACTGCCGGACACCAATAA